The Nocardioides houyundeii genome includes the window TCCGGCGACGAGGCGGCGCACTGGCGCGCGGTGGACGTCCGCGCGACGGCGACCGGGTCCACCTTCACCGTGCTCGGGCCCGAGGGCGAGTCGTGTGCCGCGGGCGTGCCCCTGGCCGGCGACTTCAACGTCGCCAACGCCCTGGCCGCCATCGCCTCCGCGGCCGAGGCCGGGTTCGATGCCGCCGCGGTCGCGGCCGGCATCGCCGCGGGTGCCGGGGTCCCCGGGCGGCTGGAGGGCATCGAGACCGGCCAGGAGTTCGCGGTCATCGTGGACTACGCCCACAAGCCCGACGCCGTCGAGGCCACGCTGCGCACCCTCCGGCCGTTGACGACCGGCCGACTCATCGTGGTCCTGGGGGCCGGCGGCGACCGGGACGCCGGCAAGCGACCGTTGATGGGGGAGATCGCCGCCCGGCTGGCCGACGTGGTCGTCGTCACCGACGACAACCCCCGGAGCGAGGAGCCTGCGGCGATCCGGGCCGCGGTGCTGTCCGGCATCGCCCCGGGCTCCCGGGCCGAGGTCGTCGAGATCGGCGACCGACGCCTGGCCATCCGCGACGCCGTACGCCGGGCCCGTCCCGGTGACATCGTGCTCGTGGCCGGCAAGGGCCACGAGACCGGTCAGGAGGTCGGCGACCGGGTGCACCCCTTCGACGACCGCACCGTGGCCCGTGAGGAGCTGGACGCACTGTGATTCCCATGAGCCTGAACGAGGTCGCCGAGGTCGTCTCGGGGACCGTCACCGGAGTCGACGGGGCGAGCCAAGCTCCGCCGACCGTCACCGAGGCCGCCTTCGTGGACAGTCGACACGTGCTTCCGGGCGGGCTCTTCGTGGCGATCGAGGGCGAGCGGGTCGATGGCCACGAGTTCGCGGCGGCCGCGGTGGCGCAGGGCGCTGCGGCGTTCCTGGGCACCCGCGAGTGCGGCGTGCCCGGCGTCCTGGTCGAGGACCCGCTCGCTGCGCTGGGCCTGCTGGCCCGGCACGTGGTCGACTCCCTGCCCGGTCTGATGGTGCTCGCCCTGACCGGCTCGCAGGGCAAGACCGGCACCAAGGACTACCTGGCCCAGGTGCTGGCGGCCGCCGGCCCGTGCGTGGCCACGGCCGGCAACTTCAACAACGAGCTCGGCGTCCCGCTCACGGTGCTGCGCGCCACGCCGGAGACCTCCTTCCTGGTCGTGGAGATGGGTGCCCGGGGCATCGGGCACATCGCCCGGCTCTGCGCTGTCGCGCCGCCCCGGGTCGGGGCGGTGCTCAACGTCGGGACCGCCCACCTGGGGGAGTTCGGCAGTCGGGAGGCCATCGCCCAGGCCAAGGGCGAGATCGTCGAGGCCCTGCCGCCCGGCGGCGCCGCGGTCCTCAACGCCTCCGACTCCCTGACCGCCGCGATGGCCGACCGCACCGCGGCCGGGGTGGTGACCTTCGGACCGTCGGGGGACGTGTCGTGGCGCGACGTCACCACCGACGAGCTCGGCAGACCGGCCTTCCAGCTCGGGTACGCCGGGTCGTGGGCGCCGGTGCACCTGGCGCAGCTCGGTGCCCACCAGGTGGAGAACGCCGCCGCAGCCGCCGCCATGGCGCTGGCCGCGGGCCTCGACCTCGACCTCGTGGCAGACGGCCTCACCCGAGCCCGGGCGGAGTCGCGCTGGCGGATGGAGCCGACCCGGCGCGCCGATGGTCTGCTGGTGATCAACGACGCCTACAACGCCAACCCGGAGTCGACGATGGCCGCCCTGGACACCCTGGGCCACATCGGGCGTGCCGGTGGGCGGCGCACCTTCGCCGTGCTGGGGGAGATGCTCGAGCTCGGCGAGGGATCGCCGGCGGCGCACCGCGGGGTCGGGCAGTTCCTGGCCGCGGCCCAGATCGACGTGCTGGTCACGGTCGGCTCCGCGGCCGAGCAGGTCGCCGACGGGGCCAGGAGCGATCCGGACTGGCGTGGTGAGGCGATTGTCACCGCAACTCGGGACGAGGCACTGGCCTGGATGCGGGAGAATGTGAACCCGGGCGATGTCGTCCTGGTCAAGGCATCCCGCGGTGCTGCGTTGGAGCACGTCGCGCAAGGACTTCTGGAAGGGAACGCTGCTCGATGAGAGCCATCCTGTTCGCGGGCGGACTGGCGCTCATCTTCTCGCTGCTCGGCACCCGGGTGGCGATCACCTCGCTGTCGCGACGCGGCTACGGCCAGGAGATCCGGGACGACGGGCCCACCACCCACCACACCAAGCGGGGCACCCCCACCATGGGTGGGATCGTGATCATCGGCGCCTCGGTGGTCGCCTACTTCCTCGCCAAGCTGATCACCGGTCAGAGCCCGACCGCGTCGGCGCTGCTGCTGCTCTTCCTCTTCGTGGGACTGGGCGCGGTGGGGTTCCTGGACGACTTCATCAAGATCGTCAAGCAGCGGAGCCTCGGCCTGCGGAGCAAGGCGAAGATGATCGGCCAGACCGTCATCGCGCTGGTCTTCGGCCTGCTCGCGCTCTCCCCGATGCTCGAGGACGAGCGCGGGGAGACCCCTGCCTCCCGCCACCTCTCCTTCATCCGGGACTTCGACTCCTGGGTGGTGCCGACCATCCTGCTGCTGGTGGTCATCTGGTTCTTCATCACCGGCTTCAGCAACGCGGTCAACCTCACCGACGGGCTCGACGGGCTCGCGACCGGTGCCTGCGTGATGGTCTTCGGCGCCTACACGCTGGTCAACATCTGGCAGAACAACCAGTCGTGCGCGCTCCAGTCCTCCGGCTCCTGCTACGAGGTGCGCGACCCGCTCGACCTGGCGGTGGTCTCCGCGGCGATCATGGGCGCCTGCTTCGGCTTCCTGTGGTGGAACGCCTCGCCGGCCCAGATCTTCATGGGCGACACCGGCTCGCTCTCCCTCGGCGGGGCGCTCGCCGGCCTCGCCATCCTGACCCGCACCGAGATGCTGCTGGTGATCATCGGTGGGCTGTTCGTGGTCGAGACCCTCTCGGTCGTCCTCCAGGTCGGGTACTTCAAGGCGACCAAGGGACGGCGGATCTTCCGGATGGCCCCCCTGCACCACCACTTCGAGATGCTCGGGTGGGAGCAGGTGACGGTGGTGATCCGGTTCTGGATCATCACCGGCCTGGCCGTGGCCACCGGACTGGGCATCTTCTACGCCGAATGGGTGGCGGGCATCGGATGACGAGCAAGGATCCCCGCTCCCTGGGCCGTCGCGACTCCTGGGACGGCGTGCGCGCCGTCGTGGCCGGCTTCGGGGTCTCCGGCTTCGCGGCTGCGGACAGCCTGAACCACCTGGGCGCCGGGGTGGTCGCGCTGGACGAGGCGACCTCCGACGACAAGGCCGAGAAGGCCGAGCTGCTGAACGTCCTGGGGGCCGACGTACGCCTGGGCCAGGGCGTGACCGAGCGGCTGCCGGACGAGGTGGACGTGCTCGTCACCTCTCCCGGCTGGCGTCCCGACGCCCCCCTGATCGCCCAGGCGAGGGCCCGCGGCGTCCCGGTGTGGGGCGAGGTCGAG containing:
- the mraY gene encoding phospho-N-acetylmuramoyl-pentapeptide-transferase, producing MRAILFAGGLALIFSLLGTRVAITSLSRRGYGQEIRDDGPTTHHTKRGTPTMGGIVIIGASVVAYFLAKLITGQSPTASALLLLFLFVGLGAVGFLDDFIKIVKQRSLGLRSKAKMIGQTVIALVFGLLALSPMLEDERGETPASRHLSFIRDFDSWVVPTILLLVVIWFFITGFSNAVNLTDGLDGLATGACVMVFGAYTLVNIWQNNQSCALQSSGSCYEVRDPLDLAVVSAAIMGACFGFLWWNASPAQIFMGDTGSLSLGGALAGLAILTRTEMLLVIIGGLFVVETLSVVLQVGYFKATKGRRIFRMAPLHHHFEMLGWEQVTVVIRFWIITGLAVATGLGIFYAEWVAGIG
- a CDS encoding UDP-N-acetylmuramoyl-tripeptide--D-alanyl-D-alanine ligase codes for the protein MSLNEVAEVVSGTVTGVDGASQAPPTVTEAAFVDSRHVLPGGLFVAIEGERVDGHEFAAAAVAQGAAAFLGTRECGVPGVLVEDPLAALGLLARHVVDSLPGLMVLALTGSQGKTGTKDYLAQVLAAAGPCVATAGNFNNELGVPLTVLRATPETSFLVVEMGARGIGHIARLCAVAPPRVGAVLNVGTAHLGEFGSREAIAQAKGEIVEALPPGGAAVLNASDSLTAAMADRTAAGVVTFGPSGDVSWRDVTTDELGRPAFQLGYAGSWAPVHLAQLGAHQVENAAAAAAMALAAGLDLDLVADGLTRARAESRWRMEPTRRADGLLVINDAYNANPESTMAALDTLGHIGRAGGRRTFAVLGEMLELGEGSPAAHRGVGQFLAAAQIDVLVTVGSAAEQVADGARSDPDWRGEAIVTATRDEALAWMRENVNPGDVVLVKASRGAALEHVAQGLLEGNAAR